One part of the Thermococcus litoralis DSM 5473 genome encodes these proteins:
- a CDS encoding class III signal peptide-containing protein — translation MSRKGQGSLEYLFMVAAALIIIFVAVSYISSSGGQVAQKSGIASLQSQAEIAKSRLSAKDLWNDEYCFYILSEGYSKDKVGSEYGISVKDKGSNGKCDITDKVIYYLDYRNARYKDDVKALYGDDRYKLKTLKELYDLCLANDENACKVIITLDESLWIPQ, via the coding sequence ATGAGCCGAAAGGGTCAAGGTTCACTGGAGTACCTCTTTATGGTTGCTGCGGCATTGATAATAATATTCGTTGCGGTGAGCTATATCAGCAGTTCCGGGGGTCAAGTTGCCCAGAAGAGTGGTATTGCCTCTTTACAGAGCCAGGCGGAGATTGCAAAGTCCAGGCTAAGTGCAAAAGACCTCTGGAACGATGAATACTGCTTTTACATCCTCTCGGAGGGTTATTCCAAGGACAAAGTTGGCTCCGAATACGGCATAAGCGTAAAGGACAAAGGCTCAAATGGGAAGTGTGATATAACTGACAAGGTTATCTACTACCTCGACTACAGAAATGCAAGATACAAGGATGATGTCAAAGCCCTCTATGGGGACGATAGGTATAAGCTGAAAACCCTGAAAGAGCTGTATGACCTCTGCCTAGCAAACGATGAAAACGCTTGTAAGGTAATAATCACCCTCGACGAGTCGTTGTGGATTCCTCAATAG
- a CDS encoding class III signal peptide-containing protein yields the protein MINLKKLFRRKKGQGALEYLFMIAAALIIIFVVVRYISGSTQQASSQSDIASLQSQVELIKSKLVSQNVWDDQYEVEYDSNKNYLLVKDTSGTVAYAEADKDYNAAPYLTLISSTPKPTLKDLYDKCMVENDATACEIIVDVGDDIKLGAPQ from the coding sequence ATGATAAACTTGAAGAAGTTGTTTAGAAGGAAGAAGGGCCAGGGTGCGCTGGAGTATCTCTTCATGATCGCAGCAGCCTTGATAATAATATTTGTAGTGGTTAGGTACATTAGTGGATCTACACAACAGGCCAGCTCACAGAGCGATATAGCTTCATTGCAGAGTCAAGTGGAACTTATAAAGAGCAAGCTCGTTTCACAAAATGTATGGGATGATCAGTATGAGGTAGAGTACGACTCCAACAAGAATTATCTTTTAGTGAAGGATACGAGTGGTACTGTGGCTTATGCAGAAGCAGATAAAGATTACAATGCTGCTCCCTATTTGACACTAATCAGCAGTACGCCTAAGCCCACCTTAAAAGATTTATACGATAAATGTATGGTAGAAAACGACGCTACAGCATGTGAAATAATTGTTGATGTTGGAGATGATATTAAGTTGGGAGCGCCACAATAA
- a CDS encoding IS607 family transposase yields the protein MVVKEKLYTVKKASEILGVHPKTIQKWDREGKIRTVRTPGGRRRIPESEIKRLLGINEEKGLILGYARVSSQAQKDDLERQVKAIEQYAKERGWQVQILTDIGPGLNEDRKNYRKLLELVTNGKVSKVITTYPDRLTRFGFKTLEFFFKENGAEIIIINDKENSPREELIEDLITIISHFAGKLYGMRSHKYKKLKEGVKKLIEEVEND from the coding sequence ATGGTAGTGAAAGAGAAGCTTTACACGGTGAAGAAGGCGAGTGAGATACTCGGCGTCCACCCCAAGACAATCCAAAAATGGGATAGAGAAGGGAAAATCAGAACCGTTAGAACACCCGGCGGGAGAAGAAGAATACCAGAAAGCGAAATAAAAAGACTCCTCGGCATAAACGAAGAGAAAGGTCTAATACTCGGCTACGCAAGGGTCTCAAGCCAGGCTCAAAAAGACGACTTAGAAAGACAAGTCAAAGCAATAGAGCAATACGCAAAAGAACGAGGCTGGCAAGTCCAAATACTCACGGACATCGGCCCAGGGTTGAACGAGGACAGGAAGAACTACCGTAAGCTTCTCGAACTTGTGACAAACGGGAAAGTCTCAAAAGTCATCACCACTTATCCAGACAGACTCACTCGTTTCGGTTTCAAAACTCTCGAATTCTTCTTCAAGGAGAACGGTGCAGAGATAATCATTATCAACGACAAAGAAAACTCTCCACGAGAAGAACTCATTGAAGACTTAATAACCATAATCTCGCACTTTGCCGGAAAGCTCTACGGAATGCGCTCCCACAAATACAAAAAGCTCAAGGAAGGCGTGAAAAAACTAATCGAGGAGGTCGAGAATGACTAA
- a CDS encoding RNA-guided endonuclease InsQ/TnpB family protein — protein sequence MTKIVLTYRMPHNWNIDLFLKEYQKLLQRAIDEIWENTTWKEKRVKHRYSLGRKNYRYYGTTRLIPYFPQSNEFKRKLRNELLREWPFAKHYVDSAIKTAYSVLKSWRQNYLKGKRKRAKPVVKRKFVRVKTTLMKVEGSKIRITVRPREKYLELDFSREWFYEKVKNWNVGELIIRESDVLLTFSKEVEFSGRIKIGIDSNLTSLDVYHPEKGWTRVDLSELHRISETYDRIIDMLKSVQRKAPKRIGVLLKKYWTRRRNRIEDYLNKLAVQLSREFPDAVFVFEDLDKFKMLQNGSRKFNRKLSRATWKKIVGKLSYRVPIEFVNPAYTSSTCPVCGSKLESRNGLVVCHNCGFEADRQFVGAFNVFVRGLGVALSGAERDDLLSDEPGGGLNAMRPKSVVRVDLNGWRFTHTYS from the coding sequence ATGACTAAAATAGTCCTCACGTACAGAATGCCCCACAACTGGAACATTGATTTGTTCCTCAAAGAATACCAAAAACTGCTCCAGAGGGCAATTGACGAAATATGGGAAAACACGACTTGGAAAGAAAAGAGAGTCAAGCATAGATATTCTCTCGGAAGAAAAAATTATCGCTACTACGGGACAACTCGCTTAATCCCCTATTTTCCGCAGTCTAATGAGTTCAAGCGAAAACTGAGGAACGAACTCCTCCGAGAGTGGCCTTTCGCCAAGCACTACGTTGATTCTGCAATAAAGACTGCCTATTCAGTCCTCAAAAGCTGGAGACAGAACTACCTCAAAGGAAAGAGAAAAAGAGCAAAGCCAGTCGTTAAGAGGAAGTTCGTGAGGGTTAAAACAACACTAATGAAGGTCGAAGGCTCGAAGATAAGAATAACCGTTAGACCACGTGAGAAATACCTTGAGCTGGACTTCTCAAGGGAGTGGTTCTATGAAAAGGTCAAGAACTGGAATGTTGGCGAGCTGATAATCAGGGAGAGCGACGTTCTGCTAACCTTCTCAAAGGAAGTCGAGTTCTCTGGAAGAATCAAAATCGGTATTGACAGCAACCTTACGAGCCTCGACGTTTATCACCCTGAAAAGGGCTGGACTAGGGTGGACTTGAGCGAACTGCATAGAATTTCCGAGACTTACGACAGAATTATTGATATGCTAAAAAGCGTTCAGCGGAAAGCCCCGAAGAGGATTGGAGTTCTCCTTAAAAAATACTGGACTAGAAGGAGAAACAGGATTGAGGACTACCTGAACAAGCTCGCAGTCCAGCTTTCGAGGGAGTTTCCCGATGCGGTTTTTGTCTTCGAGGATTTGGACAAGTTCAAGATGCTCCAGAATGGTTCGAGGAAGTTCAATAGAAAGCTCTCCCGTGCCACTTGGAAGAAAATCGTTGGAAAGCTTTCTTATCGTGTTCCAATTGAGTTTGTTAATCCTGCTTACACCTCATCCACCTGCCCGGTGTGTGGGAGTAAGTTAGAGTCCCGAAACGGGCTGGTGGTTTGTCATAACTGTGGTTTTGAGGCTGATAGGCAGTTTGTTGGTGCGTTCAACGTTTTCGTGCGGGGACTTGGGGTCGCCCTGAGCGGGGCTGAGCGTGATGATTTGCTCTCCGATGAACCCGGAGGGGGGCTGAACGCGATGAGGCCCAAGTCCGTCGTGAGGGTTGATTTGAACGGGTGGAGGTTTACTCACACTTACTCATAA
- a CDS encoding PIN domain-containing protein, whose protein sequence is MDSLVVDTNVLFSFFKADSTTRKLIRKLRGILDLYTPEYAYDELQKYKSEIIKKSKISPERFEEILGILSHIVIPIPESEYADKIQEAVEITPDLGDIDFVALALKLNCPIWSNDKKLKNLKNVQVLDTKEVVDLLQD, encoded by the coding sequence TTGGACTCACTCGTAGTTGATACAAACGTCCTTTTCTCCTTCTTCAAGGCTGATTCCACTACAAGAAAACTTATAAGAAAGCTGAGGGGAATTTTGGACTTATATACTCCTGAATATGCATATGATGAACTTCAAAAGTACAAGAGCGAAATAATCAAAAAGTCCAAGATTTCTCCTGAAAGATTTGAAGAGATTTTGGGTATACTGTCCCACATAGTCATCCCAATCCCAGAAAGTGAATATGCAGACAAAATTCAAGAAGCCGTTGAGATTACTCCAGATCTCGGGGATATAGATTTTGTCGCTTTAGCCTTGAAGCTTAACTGCCCAATATGGAGCAACGACAAGAAGCTCAAAAACCTCAAAAACGTGCAGGTTTTAGATACAAAAGAAGTTGTGGATCTCCTCCAAGACTAA
- a CDS encoding nucleotidyltransferase domain-containing protein: METAKKFKKTHKKVFDIVLYGSSVKGKGEPNDYDFMLILRKAREDDRFDLAFEFKQRLLDLGFPHDKLDVKALNLEDLFDPNYLASPGIIIEGFSLTKGKPIHELLNGESYALFVLDVSRLEGNEKTKFQFALKGRDGKGGIIKELSGRYLGPWVVLVPIEEAYRFKEFLDFWGVKFESYLMFGVKGL, from the coding sequence ATGGAAACGGCCAAGAAGTTCAAAAAAACTCATAAGAAAGTCTTTGATATAGTCCTCTATGGGTCTTCAGTAAAGGGGAAAGGGGAGCCTAACGATTATGACTTTATGCTAATCCTGAGGAAGGCAAGGGAAGATGACCGTTTTGATTTAGCCTTTGAGTTCAAACAAAGGCTTTTGGACTTGGGCTTTCCTCATGATAAGCTAGACGTTAAGGCCCTTAACCTGGAGGATCTGTTTGATCCAAATTACCTAGCCTCCCCTGGAATTATCATAGAAGGGTTTTCCCTCACAAAGGGGAAGCCTATCCATGAGCTACTAAATGGTGAAAGCTACGCCCTCTTTGTCCTGGATGTGTCTAGGTTAGAGGGTAATGAGAAGACTAAGTTTCAATTTGCATTAAAAGGGAGAGACGGAAAGGGAGGCATTATAAAGGAGCTAAGCGGTAGGTACCTAGGCCCTTGGGTGGTGTTGGTTCCGATAGAGGAGGCATACAGGTTTAAGGAGTTCTTGGACTTTTGGGGAGTAAAGTTTGAGAGCTATTTAATGTTTGGAGTTAAGGGCCTTTAG
- a CDS encoding DUF2283 domain-containing protein, whose translation MKVRYDPKADILYILIKEGEVFDTDEVDEDVWIEYDENGRIMGIEIWNAGEKVIINALREIEKYTKTQKAKT comes from the coding sequence ATGAAGGTTCGGTATGACCCAAAGGCGGATATCCTGTATATATTGATAAAAGAGGGAGAAGTTTTTGACACTGATGAGGTGGATGAGGACGTCTGGATAGAGTATGATGAAAACGGCAGAATAATGGGAATAGAGATATGGAATGCTGGCGAGAAAGTCATAATAAACGCTTTGAGGGAGATAGAGAAGTACACAAAAACTCAAAAGGCAAAAACCTAA
- a CDS encoding type II toxin-antitoxin system VapC family toxin, with the protein MAKRVKPELIYMDTSAMIALASRTDKNHKKAREFFEKSIRGGIKFVVGRPVLVEFLNGVSKRVNKKTAIQLYKSYAKSRVVIIEKEREEDWEKAWEIFEKYEDQNGMDVVDCLSFAIMERLKIREAFTFDKDFEVYGFKRLPDR; encoded by the coding sequence ATGGCAAAGCGAGTGAAGCCAGAGCTGATTTACATGGACACGAGTGCAATGATAGCGCTAGCCAGCAGAACCGACAAAAATCACAAAAAAGCAAGAGAATTTTTTGAAAAATCTATTAGGGGCGGCATAAAGTTCGTTGTTGGCAGACCCGTGCTGGTGGAGTTCCTTAATGGAGTTTCAAAGAGGGTTAACAAGAAGACTGCGATTCAGCTTTATAAAAGCTACGCAAAGAGTAGGGTTGTGATAATTGAGAAAGAAAGGGAAGAAGATTGGGAAAAGGCTTGGGAGATATTTGAGAAGTATGAGGATCAGAACGGCATGGATGTCGTAGATTGCTTGAGCTTTGCTATAATGGAGAGGCTGAAAATCAGGGAGGCCTTTACTTTTGATAAAGACTTTGAGGTTTATGGGTTCAAGAGGCTACCGGATCGTTGA